One Halictus rubicundus isolate RS-2024b chromosome 10, iyHalRubi1_principal, whole genome shotgun sequence genomic window carries:
- the LOC143358382 gene encoding uncharacterized protein LOC143358382 isoform X2, protein MEDSYTVHRRRKAAARRREKTPDPSARNQLVESSDDDGDARRARMEKMADDAEQEEKEKLVKQEEQREEDKKNEAEKQELQKLKDEKKRDAEKEKSPARPQARESVGEEARSVTKEEAGTSEPAPVPENRQDDLPKTKEVDADTEQPAEPRKVERRLKKKSRERADRHGHSTDSSDMDDQLEKHSRRTKSPEGGKVRVKKPSARRVVSEQSEMKDTVEKPPREKKSSKQKAEEAEDQSKSEKRRSRRYSQTDDTDEDPKMKKSETFPLQAKEVVMKRSATDLKKQIIPLSNDSLIEDFAKAQREYLKREQSILDPDTPDVFEDAEETMLRRRKFSVPLSESEQQRIEESLEKMVVPEEKKSWFSWVPFFGKRKKVEKPEDTHDSKPEELQPLLTLEPKPETEGEPPAKATFMDFLRALKDVVSEFKAFVAQNPTEARIMRDLRSRCLSQLLLVIIYCGLGAFVFRFTEGAFEAFYKCGVKRVKRDFLDSLWSFSHNMREDDWKSMARKKLMEFEEQLHAAHEAGVQSYSGQKSWTFLNAVVYCLTVITTIGYGHISPSTNTGRAITIVYAIFGIPMFLIILADFGKLFTRGIKFLWAFVRRLYYTGSCRTVRRTVPVQEVMKGVQLVYDFATFKRPSQINPEDIEEMQKQTQQSQTVLNLDANAPDTPGTPAMSTFAIDDEFNLPISVAIFILLGYIFVGATLFCLSEGWGFFESFYFVFISMSTIGFGDYVPKTVSFEVPKSSSTNKKKKTNNQIHPTPLKMSISPSHTISYRVLSAYVSLSTVARVSLLAKIKRTKKNKKKICSTAEMTR, encoded by the exons ATGGAGGACAGCTACACGGTGCACAGACGCCGGAAGGCGGCTGCGAGGAGGCGGGAAAAGACGCCGGACCCGTCGGCGAGGAACCAGCTGGTGGAGAGCTCGGACGATGATGGGGACGCGAGGCGCGCCAGAATGGAGAAAATGGCGGACGACGCCGAGCAAGAAGAGAAGGAGAAGCTGGTGAAACAAGAGGAGCAGCGGGAGGAAGACAAGAAGAATGAGGCGGAGAAGCAGGAGCTGCAGAAGCTGAAGGACGAGAAGAAGAGGGACGCGGAGAAGGAGAAGAGTCCTGCGAGGCCGCAAGCGCGCGAGAGTGTCGGCGAAGAGGCTCGGTCGGTAACGAAGGAGGAAGCCGGAACGAGCGAGCCTGCACCGGTGCCAGAGAACCGTCAAGACGATCTGCCGAAGACCAAAGAGGTTGACGCCGACACGGAGCAGCCTGCCGAGCCCAGGAAGGTTGAAAGAAGGCTGAAGAAGAAGTCGAGAGAGCGGGCGGATCGACACGGGCACAGTACCGACTCCAGCGACATGGATGACCAGCTCGAGAAGCACTCGAGAAGGACCAAGTCGCCGGAAGGGGGTAAGGTCAGAGTGAAGAAGCCGAGCGCTAGGAGAGTCGTCAGCGAGCAGTCCGAGATGAAGGACACGGTCGAGAAACCACCCAGGGAAAAGAAGTCGAGTAAACAGAAGGCTGAAGAGGCGGAGGATCAATCGAAGTCCGAGAAGAGGCGTTCCAGGAGGTACAGCCAGACCGACGACACCGACGAGGAcccgaagatgaagaagagcGAGACGTTCCCTCTGCAGGCGAAAGAGGTGGTCATGAAGAGGTCCGCGACGGACTTGAAGAAGCAGATCATACCTCTGAGCAACGATTCCTTGATCGAGGACTTCGCCAAGGCGCAGAGGGAGTACCTGAAGAGAGAACAGAGCATCCTCGACCCGGACACGCCGGACGTGTTCGAAGACGCTGAGGAGACGATGCTGAGGCGCAGGAAGTTCAGCGTACCTTTGAGCGAGAGCGAacagcagaggatagaggagtcgTTGGAGAAGATGGTGGTACCTGAAGAAAAGAAGTCCTGGTTCTCGTGGGTGCCGTTCTTCGGCAAAAGGAAGAAAGTAGAGAAACCGGAGGACACGCACGACTCCAAACCCGAGGAGCTTCAGCCTCTACTGACACTAGAACCAAAACCGGAAACGGAAGGAGAGCCACCAGCGAAGGCGACCTTCATGGACTTCCTCAGGGCTCTCAAAGACGTGGTGTCCGAGTTCAAGGCGTTCGTTGCTCAAAACCCGACCGAGGCTCGGATCATGAGAGATCTCAGGAGCCGTTGCCTGTCCCAATTGCTCCTGGTGATCATCTACTGCGGCCTAGGCGCCTTCGTCTTCCGGTTCACCGAGGGCGCGTTCGAGGCTTTCTACAAGTGCGGAGTGAAGAGGGTGAAGAGAGACTTTCTGGACAGTTTGTGGAGCTTCAGCCACAACATGAGAGAGGACGACTGGAAGAGCATGGCGAGGAAGAAGCTGATGGAGTTCGAGGAACAGCTGCACGCTGCCCACGAAGCCGGCGTGCAGAGTTACAGCGGACAGAAGAGCTGGACCTTCCTGAACGCTGTCGTCTACTGTCTGACAGTGATCACCACTATCG GATACGGTCACATTTCGCCCAGCACGAACACCGGAAGAGCCATCACCATCGTGTACGCCATCTTCGGAATACCGATGTTTCTGATCATCCTGGCTGACTTCGGTAAACTGTTCACCAGGGGTATAAAGTTCCTGTGGGCGTTCGTCAGGAGACTATACTACACAGGAAGCTGCCGGACAGTCCGGCGAACCGTACCTGTTCAG GAAGTGATGAAAGGCGTCCAGCTCGTCTACGACTTCGCGACGTTCAAGAGGCCGTCGCAAATAAACCCCGAGGACATCGAAGAGATGCAAAAACAAACACAACAGTCGCAAACAGTCCTGAACCTGGACGCAAACGCGCCGGACACGCCTGGCACGCCGGCCATGTCCACCTTCGCCATCGATGACGAGTTCAATCTCCCAATTTCGGTGGCCATCTTCATCCTCTTAGGCTACATTTTCGTCGGCGCCACCTTGTTCTGCCTGTCGGAGGGTTGGGGCTTCTTCGAGAGCTTCTACTTCGTCTTCATCTCCATGAGCACAATCGGCTTCGGCGATTACGTGCCAAAG ACGGTAAGCTTTGAAGTACCAAAAAGTTCatcaacaaataaaaaaaaaaaaacaaacaatcaGATCCACCCTACTCCACTCAAAATGTCTATATCACCGTCACACACTATTTCGTACCGTGTGCTTTCCGCATATGTCTCACTCAGCACAGTTGCACGTGTATCACTTTTAGCGAAAATtaagagaacaaaaaaaaacaaaaaaaaaatctgctCTACGGCTGAAATGACCCGGTGA
- the LOC143357623 gene encoding uncharacterized protein LOC143357623, with translation MARRKENDLQGNYTRVHCQGEQLDHVLFLLSDGSRYGCLSGVSTREMLADLRLEADRSKLWQNRPGFKETTATVKQVEDCVDGVCACWNFLLTRGRVYACTWRPFSLRRRSETSAHGNELYCTIASRKDKLIITPCAKRNCRWTVSRREVCVLRIRNNKSLRREARCIESRIHFISFGEKWPLFQKWSKRKSHSKLSSHLTLYGRIKFMGIRIRSVWFFAVVAERLSVRACIRLER, from the exons ATGGCTAGGAGAAAGGAAAATGATTTACAGGGAAATTATACTCGCGTCCATTGCCAAGGTGAGCAATTGGACCATGTACTCTTTCTGTTATCAGATGGATCACGCTATGGTTGCCTTTCTGGCGTCAGTACTAGAGAAATGCTAGCCGACCTTCGTCTTGAAGCTGATCGATCTAAATTGTGGCAAAATCGACCGGGCTTTAAAGAAACCACGGCCACAGTGAAACAAGTCGAGGATTGTGTTGACGGTGTCTGTGCTTGCTGGAATTTTCTCCTTACGCGT GGTCGCGTATATGCCTGCACCTGGAGGCCATTTTCATTGAGACGAAGGTCGGAAACATCGGCGCATGGAAACGAGCTTTATTGTACTATTGCCAGCCGAAAGGATAAACTAATAATCACACCCTGTGCGAAGCGGAATTGCCGATGGACTGTCAGCCGTCGAGAAGTTTGTGTGCTTCGAATCAGAAATAACAAATCGTTGCGACGTGAGGCACGGTGTATCGAGTCAAGGATCCATTTTATATCGTTTGGAGAAAAGTGGCCATTGTTTCAAAAGTGGAGCAAGAGAAAATCCCATTCTAAACTTTCAAGTCACTTAACCCTTTACGGGCGTATTAAGTTTATGGGGATAAGAATAAGATCAGTATGGTTCTTTGCTGTGGTGGCTGAGAGGCTTTCAGTGAGAGCATGCATACGACTAGAACGGTAA
- the LOC143358382 gene encoding uncharacterized protein LOC143358382 isoform X1, with the protein MEDSYTVHRRRKAAARRREKTPDPSARNQLVESSDDDGDARRARMEKMADDAEQEEKEKLVKQEEQREEDKKNEAEKQELQKLKDEKKRDAEKEKSPARPQARESVGEEARSVTKEEAGTSEPAPVPENRQDDLPKTKEVDADTEQPAEPRKVERRLKKKSRERADRHGHSTDSSDMDDQLEKHSRRTKSPEGGKVRVKKPSARRVVSEQSEMKDTVEKPPREKKSSKQKAEEAEDQSKSEKRRSRRYSQTDDTDEDPKMKKSETFPLQAKEVVMKRSATDLKKQIIPLSNDSLIEDFAKAQREYLKREQSILDPDTPDVFEDAEETMLRRRKFSVPLSESEQQRIEESLEKMVVPEEKKSWFSWVPFFGKRKKVEKPEDTHDSKPEELQPLLTLEPKPETEGEPPAKATFMDFLRALKDVVSEFKAFVAQNPTEARIMRDLRSRCLSQLLLVIIYCGLGAFVFRFTEGAFEAFYKCGVKRVKRDFLDSLWSFSHNMREDDWKSMARKKLMEFEEQLHAAHEAGVQSYSGQKSWTFLNAVVYCLTVITTIGYGHISPSTNTGRAITIVYAIFGIPMFLIILADFGKLFTRGIKFLWAFVRRLYYTGSCRTVRRTVPVQEVMKGVQLVYDFATFKRPSQINPEDIEEMQKQTQQSQTVLNLDANAPDTPGTPAMSTFAIDDEFNLPISVAIFILLGYIFVGATLFCLSEGWGFFESFYFVFISMSTIGFGDYVPKHPIYMMCSIIYLVFGLALTSMCINVVQVMLSDSFRQASQKIGATIGFAFAEEDRSINPAIPPPVEVAEVHSPVKESDSAEKIAPKAKQEDVDL; encoded by the exons ATGGAGGACAGCTACACGGTGCACAGACGCCGGAAGGCGGCTGCGAGGAGGCGGGAAAAGACGCCGGACCCGTCGGCGAGGAACCAGCTGGTGGAGAGCTCGGACGATGATGGGGACGCGAGGCGCGCCAGAATGGAGAAAATGGCGGACGACGCCGAGCAAGAAGAGAAGGAGAAGCTGGTGAAACAAGAGGAGCAGCGGGAGGAAGACAAGAAGAATGAGGCGGAGAAGCAGGAGCTGCAGAAGCTGAAGGACGAGAAGAAGAGGGACGCGGAGAAGGAGAAGAGTCCTGCGAGGCCGCAAGCGCGCGAGAGTGTCGGCGAAGAGGCTCGGTCGGTAACGAAGGAGGAAGCCGGAACGAGCGAGCCTGCACCGGTGCCAGAGAACCGTCAAGACGATCTGCCGAAGACCAAAGAGGTTGACGCCGACACGGAGCAGCCTGCCGAGCCCAGGAAGGTTGAAAGAAGGCTGAAGAAGAAGTCGAGAGAGCGGGCGGATCGACACGGGCACAGTACCGACTCCAGCGACATGGATGACCAGCTCGAGAAGCACTCGAGAAGGACCAAGTCGCCGGAAGGGGGTAAGGTCAGAGTGAAGAAGCCGAGCGCTAGGAGAGTCGTCAGCGAGCAGTCCGAGATGAAGGACACGGTCGAGAAACCACCCAGGGAAAAGAAGTCGAGTAAACAGAAGGCTGAAGAGGCGGAGGATCAATCGAAGTCCGAGAAGAGGCGTTCCAGGAGGTACAGCCAGACCGACGACACCGACGAGGAcccgaagatgaagaagagcGAGACGTTCCCTCTGCAGGCGAAAGAGGTGGTCATGAAGAGGTCCGCGACGGACTTGAAGAAGCAGATCATACCTCTGAGCAACGATTCCTTGATCGAGGACTTCGCCAAGGCGCAGAGGGAGTACCTGAAGAGAGAACAGAGCATCCTCGACCCGGACACGCCGGACGTGTTCGAAGACGCTGAGGAGACGATGCTGAGGCGCAGGAAGTTCAGCGTACCTTTGAGCGAGAGCGAacagcagaggatagaggagtcgTTGGAGAAGATGGTGGTACCTGAAGAAAAGAAGTCCTGGTTCTCGTGGGTGCCGTTCTTCGGCAAAAGGAAGAAAGTAGAGAAACCGGAGGACACGCACGACTCCAAACCCGAGGAGCTTCAGCCTCTACTGACACTAGAACCAAAACCGGAAACGGAAGGAGAGCCACCAGCGAAGGCGACCTTCATGGACTTCCTCAGGGCTCTCAAAGACGTGGTGTCCGAGTTCAAGGCGTTCGTTGCTCAAAACCCGACCGAGGCTCGGATCATGAGAGATCTCAGGAGCCGTTGCCTGTCCCAATTGCTCCTGGTGATCATCTACTGCGGCCTAGGCGCCTTCGTCTTCCGGTTCACCGAGGGCGCGTTCGAGGCTTTCTACAAGTGCGGAGTGAAGAGGGTGAAGAGAGACTTTCTGGACAGTTTGTGGAGCTTCAGCCACAACATGAGAGAGGACGACTGGAAGAGCATGGCGAGGAAGAAGCTGATGGAGTTCGAGGAACAGCTGCACGCTGCCCACGAAGCCGGCGTGCAGAGTTACAGCGGACAGAAGAGCTGGACCTTCCTGAACGCTGTCGTCTACTGTCTGACAGTGATCACCACTATCG GATACGGTCACATTTCGCCCAGCACGAACACCGGAAGAGCCATCACCATCGTGTACGCCATCTTCGGAATACCGATGTTTCTGATCATCCTGGCTGACTTCGGTAAACTGTTCACCAGGGGTATAAAGTTCCTGTGGGCGTTCGTCAGGAGACTATACTACACAGGAAGCTGCCGGACAGTCCGGCGAACCGTACCTGTTCAG GAAGTGATGAAAGGCGTCCAGCTCGTCTACGACTTCGCGACGTTCAAGAGGCCGTCGCAAATAAACCCCGAGGACATCGAAGAGATGCAAAAACAAACACAACAGTCGCAAACAGTCCTGAACCTGGACGCAAACGCGCCGGACACGCCTGGCACGCCGGCCATGTCCACCTTCGCCATCGATGACGAGTTCAATCTCCCAATTTCGGTGGCCATCTTCATCCTCTTAGGCTACATTTTCGTCGGCGCCACCTTGTTCTGCCTGTCGGAGGGTTGGGGCTTCTTCGAGAGCTTCTACTTCGTCTTCATCTCCATGAGCACAATCGGCTTCGGCGATTACGTGCCAAAG CATCCCATATACATGATGTGTTCGATAATATACCTGGTGTTCGGGCTGGCTCTGACGTCCATGTGCATCAACGTGGTACAG GTGATGCTATCAGACTCGTTCAGACAAGCAAGCCAGAAGATCGGCGCAACAATCGGCTTCGCATTCGCCGAAGAGGATCGATCCATCAATCCAGCTATACCGCCGCCAGTAGAAGTTGCCGAAGTGCACAGTCCCGTCAAGGAATCGGACAGCGCAGAGAAGATCGCTCCCAAAGCCAAGCAAGAAGACGTCGATTTGTAG
- the LOC143358382 gene encoding uncharacterized protein LOC143358382 isoform X3, with protein MEDSYTVHRRRKAAARRREKTPDPSARNQLVESSDDDGDARRARMEKMADDAEQEEKEKLQELQKLKDEKKRDAEKEKSPARPQARESVGEEARSVTKEEAGTSEPAPVPENRQDDLPKTKEVDADTEQPAEPRKVERRLKKKSRERADRHGHSTDSSDMDDQLEKHSRRTKSPEGGKVRVKKPSARRVVSEQSEMKDTVEKPPREKKSSKQKAEEAEDQSKSEKRRSRRYSQTDDTDEDPKMKKSETFPLQAKEVVMKRSATDLKKQIIPLSNDSLIEDFAKAQREYLKREQSILDPDTPDVFEDAEETMLRRRKFSVPLSESEQQRIEESLEKMVVPEEKKSWFSWVPFFGKRKKVEKPEDTHDSKPEELQPLLTLEPKPETEGEPPAKATFMDFLRALKDVVSEFKAFVAQNPTEARIMRDLRSRCLSQLLLVIIYCGLGAFVFRFTEGAFEAFYKCGVKRVKRDFLDSLWSFSHNMREDDWKSMARKKLMEFEEQLHAAHEAGVQSYSGQKSWTFLNAVVYCLTVITTIGYGHISPSTNTGRAITIVYAIFGIPMFLIILADFGKLFTRGIKFLWAFVRRLYYTGSCRTVRRTVPVQEVMKGVQLVYDFATFKRPSQINPEDIEEMQKQTQQSQTVLNLDANAPDTPGTPAMSTFAIDDEFNLPISVAIFILLGYIFVGATLFCLSEGWGFFESFYFVFISMSTIGFGDYVPKHPIYMMCSIIYLVFGLALTSMCINVVQVMLSDSFRQASQKIGATIGFAFAEEDRSINPAIPPPVEVAEVHSPVKESDSAEKIAPKAKQEDVDL; from the exons ATGGAGGACAGCTACACGGTGCACAGACGCCGGAAGGCGGCTGCGAGGAGGCGGGAAAAGACGCCGGACCCGTCGGCGAGGAACCAGCTGGTGGAGAGCTCGGACGATGATGGGGACGCGAGGCGCGCCAGAATGGAGAAAATGGCGGACGACGCCGAGCAAGAAGAGAAGGAGAAGCTG CAGGAGCTGCAGAAGCTGAAGGACGAGAAGAAGAGGGACGCGGAGAAGGAGAAGAGTCCTGCGAGGCCGCAAGCGCGCGAGAGTGTCGGCGAAGAGGCTCGGTCGGTAACGAAGGAGGAAGCCGGAACGAGCGAGCCTGCACCGGTGCCAGAGAACCGTCAAGACGATCTGCCGAAGACCAAAGAGGTTGACGCCGACACGGAGCAGCCTGCCGAGCCCAGGAAGGTTGAAAGAAGGCTGAAGAAGAAGTCGAGAGAGCGGGCGGATCGACACGGGCACAGTACCGACTCCAGCGACATGGATGACCAGCTCGAGAAGCACTCGAGAAGGACCAAGTCGCCGGAAGGGGGTAAGGTCAGAGTGAAGAAGCCGAGCGCTAGGAGAGTCGTCAGCGAGCAGTCCGAGATGAAGGACACGGTCGAGAAACCACCCAGGGAAAAGAAGTCGAGTAAACAGAAGGCTGAAGAGGCGGAGGATCAATCGAAGTCCGAGAAGAGGCGTTCCAGGAGGTACAGCCAGACCGACGACACCGACGAGGAcccgaagatgaagaagagcGAGACGTTCCCTCTGCAGGCGAAAGAGGTGGTCATGAAGAGGTCCGCGACGGACTTGAAGAAGCAGATCATACCTCTGAGCAACGATTCCTTGATCGAGGACTTCGCCAAGGCGCAGAGGGAGTACCTGAAGAGAGAACAGAGCATCCTCGACCCGGACACGCCGGACGTGTTCGAAGACGCTGAGGAGACGATGCTGAGGCGCAGGAAGTTCAGCGTACCTTTGAGCGAGAGCGAacagcagaggatagaggagtcgTTGGAGAAGATGGTGGTACCTGAAGAAAAGAAGTCCTGGTTCTCGTGGGTGCCGTTCTTCGGCAAAAGGAAGAAAGTAGAGAAACCGGAGGACACGCACGACTCCAAACCCGAGGAGCTTCAGCCTCTACTGACACTAGAACCAAAACCGGAAACGGAAGGAGAGCCACCAGCGAAGGCGACCTTCATGGACTTCCTCAGGGCTCTCAAAGACGTGGTGTCCGAGTTCAAGGCGTTCGTTGCTCAAAACCCGACCGAGGCTCGGATCATGAGAGATCTCAGGAGCCGTTGCCTGTCCCAATTGCTCCTGGTGATCATCTACTGCGGCCTAGGCGCCTTCGTCTTCCGGTTCACCGAGGGCGCGTTCGAGGCTTTCTACAAGTGCGGAGTGAAGAGGGTGAAGAGAGACTTTCTGGACAGTTTGTGGAGCTTCAGCCACAACATGAGAGAGGACGACTGGAAGAGCATGGCGAGGAAGAAGCTGATGGAGTTCGAGGAACAGCTGCACGCTGCCCACGAAGCCGGCGTGCAGAGTTACAGCGGACAGAAGAGCTGGACCTTCCTGAACGCTGTCGTCTACTGTCTGACAGTGATCACCACTATCG GATACGGTCACATTTCGCCCAGCACGAACACCGGAAGAGCCATCACCATCGTGTACGCCATCTTCGGAATACCGATGTTTCTGATCATCCTGGCTGACTTCGGTAAACTGTTCACCAGGGGTATAAAGTTCCTGTGGGCGTTCGTCAGGAGACTATACTACACAGGAAGCTGCCGGACAGTCCGGCGAACCGTACCTGTTCAG GAAGTGATGAAAGGCGTCCAGCTCGTCTACGACTTCGCGACGTTCAAGAGGCCGTCGCAAATAAACCCCGAGGACATCGAAGAGATGCAAAAACAAACACAACAGTCGCAAACAGTCCTGAACCTGGACGCAAACGCGCCGGACACGCCTGGCACGCCGGCCATGTCCACCTTCGCCATCGATGACGAGTTCAATCTCCCAATTTCGGTGGCCATCTTCATCCTCTTAGGCTACATTTTCGTCGGCGCCACCTTGTTCTGCCTGTCGGAGGGTTGGGGCTTCTTCGAGAGCTTCTACTTCGTCTTCATCTCCATGAGCACAATCGGCTTCGGCGATTACGTGCCAAAG CATCCCATATACATGATGTGTTCGATAATATACCTGGTGTTCGGGCTGGCTCTGACGTCCATGTGCATCAACGTGGTACAG GTGATGCTATCAGACTCGTTCAGACAAGCAAGCCAGAAGATCGGCGCAACAATCGGCTTCGCATTCGCCGAAGAGGATCGATCCATCAATCCAGCTATACCGCCGCCAGTAGAAGTTGCCGAAGTGCACAGTCCCGTCAAGGAATCGGACAGCGCAGAGAAGATCGCTCCCAAAGCCAAGCAAGAAGACGTCGATTTGTAG